The following coding sequences lie in one Synechococcus sp. PCC 7336 genomic window:
- a CDS encoding type II toxin-antitoxin system HicB family antitoxin, producing the protein MSQSFILEYWNDDDWFVGRLKGVPGVFSQGQTLADLEENIRDAYQLMAIEAEPAPAEAKTKELILEV; encoded by the coding sequence ATGTCACAGTCTTTCATCTTGGAGTATTGGAATGATGATGATTGGTTTGTTGGTCGCTTGAAAGGCGTTCCTGGAGTTTTTAGTCAGGGGCAAACTCTTGCAGATCTGGAGGAAAATATACGCGATGCCTATCAACTCATGGCTATAGAAGCGGAGCCTGCACCGGCAGAAGCAAAAACCAAGGAACTTATCCTTGAAGTATGA
- a CDS encoding type II toxin-antitoxin system VapC family toxin produces MAELNVVSELRKPRPHRLVVEWLQFVDDAKLFLSAVTLGEIQAGIEVTREQDRAKAAEIKTWLELVAVTYNVLSMDAATFRSWARLMHRKSDTLYEDAMIAATAGVHNLIVVTRNVADFKVLDVEILNPFEPVGH; encoded by the coding sequence GTGGCCGAGCTAAACGTCGTTTCGGAGTTGCGAAAGCCTCGCCCGCATAGGTTAGTGGTGGAATGGTTGCAGTTTGTTGACGATGCCAAGCTATTTTTGTCAGCGGTGACACTGGGTGAGATTCAGGCGGGTATTGAGGTGACGCGCGAGCAAGATCGGGCCAAGGCTGCGGAGATAAAAACCTGGCTTGAACTCGTTGCTGTGACTTACAACGTATTATCCATGGATGCAGCGACGTTTAGAAGCTGGGCTCGACTGATGCACCGCAAGTCAGACACCCTTTATGAGGATGCGATGATTGCTGCCACAGCAGGTGTGCATAATTTGATTGTTGTGACGCGAAATGTAGCCGATTTCAAGGTTCTCGATGTTGAAATACTAAATCCTTTTGAGCCAGTAGGGCATTGA
- a CDS encoding GUN4 domain-containing protein, which yields MPSYRASGNTRGFKAWGDRLGWRGGDRWRRCDELDYSLDAPAGSLPARWWNSPYGAKMTSFFLGRLLACELNGASSREA from the coding sequence TTGCCTAGCTACAGAGCCTCGGGGAACACTCGAGGTTTCAAAGCGTGGGGCGATCGCCTGGGCTGGCGCGGAGGGGATCGCTGGCGTCGCTGCGACGAACTCGATTATTCCTTAGATGCGCCAGCAGGCAGCCTACCTGCCCGTTGGTGGAACTCTCCTTACGGAGCGAAAATGACCAGTTTCTTTTTGGGGCGACTGCTCGCCTGCGAGTTGAATGGGGCTTCCTCCAGAGAAGCATAA
- a CDS encoding response regulator, which yields MDKPVILTIDDDPAVLQAIARDLRKQYGDRFRVVRADSGTTALEVLQQLKLRGDTVALFLADQRMPEMSGVEFLNQAVDVFPQAKRALLTAYADTNAAIDAINTAQLDYYLLKPWDPPEEKLYPVLDDLMNDWQVGFKPEFQGVKVIADRWSPESHDLRDFLARNQVPYRWLDIEHNREAQQLVTYAGEKDNPCLPMVLLPNGEKLVKPSTTQLAQQVGMQTEANRPFYDLVIVGGGPAGLSAAVYGASEGLRTVTIERQAPGGQAGSSSRIENYLGFPAGLSGGDLARRAVTQAKRFGVEILTPQEAKAIRLEDNYRIITLSDGREVSCHAVILAMGVTWRRLTVPGIEQFTGAGVYYGAAQTEAAACKNEDVYVVGGANSAGQAAMHFSKYARKVRMLVRGESLARGMSRYLSDRIASTDNIEVLPCHSVIEAQGGDRLEQISVKDSQTGEVKTFDTSSLFIFIGATPGTEWLDGVVQRDEGSFICTGPDVSAASPWPLKRDRFLLETSVPGIFAVGDVRHGSVKRVASSVGEGSICVSFVHRHLANV from the coding sequence ATGGATAAGCCTGTTATTTTGACGATTGATGACGACCCTGCGGTGCTCCAGGCGATCGCCCGAGATCTGCGCAAACAGTATGGCGATCGCTTTCGCGTTGTGCGGGCCGACTCCGGTACGACAGCCCTAGAGGTGTTACAGCAGCTCAAGCTGCGAGGCGATACTGTCGCGCTGTTCTTGGCCGATCAGCGCATGCCAGAGATGAGCGGCGTCGAGTTTTTGAACCAGGCAGTAGACGTTTTTCCGCAGGCCAAGCGAGCACTGCTGACCGCTTATGCCGACACGAATGCAGCCATCGATGCCATTAACACCGCCCAACTGGATTACTACTTGCTCAAGCCCTGGGACCCGCCGGAGGAAAAGCTTTACCCAGTGCTGGACGATCTGATGAATGACTGGCAGGTCGGGTTTAAGCCCGAGTTTCAGGGGGTCAAGGTGATTGCCGATCGCTGGTCCCCCGAATCTCACGACTTGAGGGATTTTTTAGCTCGCAACCAAGTTCCCTATCGTTGGCTAGATATCGAGCATAACCGCGAGGCTCAGCAATTGGTGACCTACGCGGGGGAAAAAGACAATCCCTGCTTGCCAATGGTGCTGCTTCCTAACGGCGAGAAATTAGTCAAGCCCAGCACCACTCAGTTGGCTCAGCAAGTGGGCATGCAAACCGAGGCCAATCGACCCTTTTACGATCTAGTTATCGTCGGCGGCGGTCCGGCGGGGCTCTCCGCCGCAGTTTATGGCGCTTCGGAGGGCTTGCGCACAGTGACGATCGAGCGTCAGGCCCCTGGCGGACAAGCGGGTAGCAGCTCCCGCATCGAAAACTACTTAGGCTTTCCGGCAGGTCTCAGCGGCGGCGACCTGGCCCGACGAGCGGTGACCCAGGCCAAGCGCTTTGGCGTAGAGATCCTGACCCCTCAGGAGGCTAAAGCGATTCGACTGGAAGATAATTACCGCATCATCACTCTGTCAGATGGCAGGGAGGTTAGCTGTCACGCGGTCATTCTGGCGATGGGAGTAACCTGGCGGAGGCTAACTGTTCCGGGCATCGAGCAGTTTACCGGAGCAGGGGTGTATTACGGTGCCGCCCAAACCGAAGCAGCAGCCTGCAAAAATGAGGACGTTTATGTGGTGGGTGGGGCAAACTCCGCCGGTCAGGCGGCGATGCATTTTTCCAAGTACGCCCGTAAGGTTCGCATGCTGGTGCGGGGCGAGTCGCTCGCCAGGGGCATGTCCCGGTACCTCAGCGATCGCATTGCAAGCACCGACAACATCGAAGTATTGCCCTGCCACAGCGTCATTGAGGCGCAAGGTGGCGATCGCCTCGAACAGATCTCGGTCAAAGACTCTCAAACTGGCGAGGTCAAAACCTTTGACACCAGCTCCCTATTCATCTTCATCGGCGCAACCCCCGGGACGGAATGGCTCGATGGCGTGGTGCAGCGGGACGAGGGAAGCTTTATCTGCACGGGACCCGATGTGTCAGCCGCTAGCCCTTGGCCGTTGAAGCGCGATCGCTTTTTGCTCGAAACCAGCGTCCCCGGCATCTTTGCGGTCGGGGACGTGCGCCACGGCTCGGTCAAGCGGGTAGCTTCCAGCGTGGGCGAAGGGTCGATTTGCGTTTCGTTCGTGCATCGCCACCTAGCAAATGTTTAG
- a CDS encoding sensor histidine kinase, translating to MLCSESLLQLEAFQALPAERLEWICDRVEHIHLAPGDVLVREGEPTKGFFIQLSGQITVSRLSQGIDMPIGRHESPSFFGEVQALTEDLVPVTLTADTDTDLYRLSCNDFLEVLHSCREFEKDIFRTVSSRLRGLESFIRNREKMAALGTLSAGLAHELNNPAAALVRVLKDVKPALLELQRMNLVYGQRQVDEAHTQQWVEVRDRGFEAIANPKNDPLAQGDREDALTDWLEDYGVEDAWKLVDPLAAAEVEPETLNSLVARWRDDPTELRDMGLRWLALSFDVMGMIKNGLDGAERISTLVQSMKSYSYMDRAAQQRVDIHDGIEDTLRLFAFKLKHGIKVERHYSQALPEIVAFGSELNQVWTNLIDNAIDALSEANPDAATPTIAIRTCQQGNCLRVEVEDNGPGIPVEIENRILEPFFTTKPMGKGSGLGLDVVRRVVENRHGGSLAIESEPGRTCFAVLLPL from the coding sequence ATGCTCTGTTCGGAATCCTTATTGCAACTAGAAGCTTTCCAGGCCCTACCTGCCGAGCGGCTGGAGTGGATCTGCGATCGCGTCGAGCACATTCATCTGGCCCCGGGCGATGTGCTCGTGCGCGAAGGCGAACCCACCAAAGGATTCTTCATCCAGCTCAGCGGCCAAATCACCGTCAGCCGTCTGAGCCAAGGCATCGATATGCCTATTGGCCGTCACGAAAGCCCTTCCTTCTTTGGCGAAGTTCAGGCTCTTACCGAAGACCTCGTGCCTGTCACCCTGACTGCCGACACCGATACAGACCTCTACCGACTCAGTTGCAATGACTTTCTGGAGGTGCTTCACAGTTGCCGCGAGTTCGAAAAAGACATCTTTCGCACCGTCAGCAGTCGCCTGCGCGGTTTGGAGTCTTTCATCCGCAACCGGGAAAAAATGGCTGCTCTGGGCACTCTCTCCGCCGGATTGGCCCACGAACTCAATAACCCCGCTGCTGCCCTCGTTCGCGTCCTCAAGGATGTCAAACCCGCCCTGCTCGAACTACAGCGCATGAACCTGGTGTACGGCCAACGGCAGGTGGATGAGGCCCATACTCAGCAGTGGGTGGAGGTGCGCGATCGCGGTTTCGAGGCGATCGCCAATCCCAAAAATGACCCCTTGGCTCAGGGCGATCGCGAGGATGCCCTGACGGACTGGTTGGAAGACTACGGCGTAGAAGATGCTTGGAAGTTAGTCGACCCCCTTGCCGCTGCAGAGGTCGAGCCTGAAACTTTAAACTCGCTCGTGGCCCGCTGGCGCGACGACCCCACCGAGCTGCGAGACATGGGTCTGCGCTGGCTGGCCCTGTCTTTTGACGTGATGGGCATGATTAAAAACGGGCTGGATGGGGCCGAGCGCATCTCCACGCTGGTGCAATCGATGAAGTCCTATTCCTATATGGACCGTGCTGCCCAGCAGCGGGTCGACATCCACGACGGCATCGAAGACACCCTGCGCCTGTTTGCCTTCAAACTCAAGCACGGCATCAAAGTCGAACGACACTACAGCCAAGCTCTACCGGAGATCGTGGCCTTTGGCAGCGAGCTCAACCAGGTTTGGACTAACCTGATTGACAATGCCATCGACGCCCTTAGCGAAGCAAACCCCGACGCTGCAACGCCCACGATCGCCATTCGCACCTGCCAACAGGGCAATTGCCTCCGCGTTGAAGTAGAAGACAACGGCCCTGGCATTCCTGTCGAGATCGAAAACCGAATTCTCGAACCCTTCTTCACCACCAAACCCATGGGCAAGGGCTCCGGTCTGGGGCTCGATGTCGTGCGGAGGGTGGTCGAAAACCGTCATGGCGGCAGCCTCGCGATCGAGTCCGAGCCGGGACGGACCTGCTTTGCAGTATTATTGCCCCTTTAA
- a CDS encoding hydrogenase maturation protease, which translates to MSNKDLRLLLPSPQGEGPGVRAMQSHPTQVGQVIQSSILIVGFGSSLRSDDWVGRRVVEAIARNPPPGVSTLCVHQLTPELACSIASVSLAIFVDAYPADPAASVQTIALEPRSPQPYNSHISEPRSLLFLAEQLYGHCPPAWWILVPGVNFALGDRLSETAQQGVVEAIDVVAKAIETHQREKQNLIRDRSSG; encoded by the coding sequence GTGTCAAACAAGGATTTGCGGTTGTTACTCCCCTCCCCTCAGGGAGAGGGGCCGGGGGTGAGAGCCATGCAGAGCCACCCAACGCAGGTTGGACAAGTTATTCAGTCCTCAATCCTGATCGTTGGGTTTGGCAGTAGCCTGCGCAGTGACGATTGGGTCGGGAGGCGCGTGGTGGAGGCGATCGCCCGCAATCCTCCACCTGGCGTCAGCACCCTCTGCGTCCATCAACTCACCCCCGAACTGGCTTGCTCCATTGCCAGTGTCAGCTTGGCGATCTTTGTCGATGCTTATCCTGCTGACCCTGCCGCATCCGTCCAGACGATCGCCTTGGAACCGCGATCGCCCCAACCCTACAACAGCCACATCAGCGAGCCCCGATCGCTCTTATTTCTGGCCGAACAGCTCTACGGGCACTGTCCGCCTGCCTGGTGGATATTGGTGCCGGGAGTCAATTTTGCCTTGGGCGATCGCCTCTCCGAGACAGCTCAACAAGGTGTTGTCGAGGCGATCGACGTTGTTGCTAAAGCGATCGAAACTCACCAGCGGGAGAAGCAAAATCTAATTCGCGACAGGTCTAGTGGCTGA
- a CDS encoding tyrosinase family protein, producing MSFEPKVRHSVRYLQEQYDNGNKKPLEDLVRAWQGIQALPATDKRSFFVLGGYHGEPFAYRQAVDNLSTTDQYTYWGGYCNHGNVLFPTWHRVYVYKIEQALQSIVPDVTMPFWDETSEETLKHGIPTVLTQEQFELDGKLIDNPLRSFVLPEALSDQLPGDDQDYVKPAGYETVRYPLSGLVGTPEARAATDAHNAKYPHSSVNTELLNQNVTAWLHGAGPHTSGPSPSDPNPKKNGIYWQFKRCLKTPNYTVFSNTTSAGQWHLDHPDRIPVTPLEAPHNDIHLSVGGFDLPGAGESGQIAGANGDMGENNTAGLDPIFFFHHCNVDRMFWLWQKQNGKTDKIEIIDGFYGTSSSDSQGPTPGISPGTKLTLETPLYPFAKDNFGTIFTSNDCVNIEKDLGFTYGSGSLEKPAAPEEEVAGFSTQTLMVRGIDRAHFQGSFVLLAYATVASGKKYYLGHYSVLSRRNVVRCANCLTHQEVIAHFSLSNVPADEVEGATFSFDIQHRGPNLRENFIPDVVKLK from the coding sequence ATGTCGTTTGAACCGAAAGTCCGGCACTCAGTCCGTTACCTTCAAGAGCAATACGATAACGGCAACAAAAAACCTCTTGAAGATCTCGTTCGGGCTTGGCAAGGAATCCAAGCCCTTCCCGCTACTGACAAACGCTCCTTCTTTGTTCTTGGCGGCTACCACGGCGAACCCTTCGCATACCGACAGGCCGTCGATAATCTATCTACCACCGACCAATACACCTACTGGGGCGGCTACTGCAACCACGGCAACGTGCTCTTTCCCACCTGGCACCGAGTCTACGTCTACAAAATAGAGCAAGCTTTGCAAAGCATCGTACCCGATGTCACCATGCCCTTCTGGGATGAAACCAGCGAAGAAACCCTGAAACATGGGATCCCTACCGTCCTTACCCAAGAACAATTCGAACTGGATGGCAAGCTAATCGACAACCCGCTGAGATCGTTTGTTTTGCCAGAAGCCCTTTCCGATCAATTGCCCGGTGACGACCAGGATTATGTTAAACCCGCAGGCTACGAGACCGTGCGATATCCTCTATCCGGCTTGGTGGGTACGCCGGAAGCCCGCGCAGCAACCGATGCCCACAACGCAAAATATCCCCACTCATCCGTCAACACCGAACTCCTTAATCAAAATGTCACTGCTTGGTTGCACGGTGCGGGACCGCATACCTCTGGACCGAGCCCCAGTGACCCAAACCCCAAAAAGAACGGCATCTACTGGCAATTCAAACGTTGCCTCAAGACTCCCAACTACACCGTCTTCTCCAACACTACCTCCGCCGGTCAGTGGCATTTAGATCATCCCGATCGCATTCCGGTAACCCCTTTAGAAGCGCCGCACAATGACATTCACCTGTCTGTAGGCGGATTCGATCTGCCTGGTGCTGGAGAATCGGGACAGATTGCTGGTGCTAATGGCGATATGGGGGAAAACAACACCGCCGGACTCGATCCAATTTTCTTCTTCCACCATTGCAACGTCGATCGCATGTTCTGGCTGTGGCAGAAGCAAAATGGAAAGACCGACAAGATTGAGATTATTGATGGTTTTTACGGCACGAGTTCTAGCGATAGTCAGGGACCGACTCCTGGGATTTCCCCCGGCACCAAACTCACATTAGAGACCCCTCTCTACCCGTTCGCCAAAGATAACTTCGGGACAATCTTCACATCCAATGACTGCGTCAACATCGAAAAGGATCTGGGCTTTACCTACGGCTCTGGCTCGTTGGAAAAACCCGCTGCCCCAGAGGAGGAGGTGGCGGGGTTTAGTACGCAGACATTGATGGTGCGGGGGATCGATCGCGCCCACTTCCAAGGCTCGTTCGTGTTGCTGGCCTATGCGACCGTGGCTAGTGGGAAGAAGTACTATCTCGGTCACTATTCCGTCCTCAGTCGCCGCAATGTGGTCAGATGTGCTAATTGCTTGACCCACCAAGAAGTGATTGCCCACTTCTCTTTGAGCAATGTGCCTGCCGATGAGGTGGAGGGGGCCACGTTCAGTTTTGATATTCAGCATCGCGGTCCAAACCTACGGGAAAACTTCATTCCCGATGTGGTCAAGCTAAAATAG
- a CDS encoding MATE family efflux transporter → MKRTLTEGPVGSQLFKLTLPMVWGVFAIIAFNLVDTYFIGQLGTAQLAAMSFTFPAVMTLGSLAMGLGVGASSVIARAIGEGDMRRVQRFTTNSLTLALTVVILFAALGFSTIDPLFQLLGAGPEVMPFIREYMRIWYFGMVFLVVPMVGNSAIRAAGNTLTPSIIMTLAAALNIALDPLLINGALGFPRLELQGAALATVIARAMTLVAALLVLRFKENMLSMHLPDLKETFWCWKDILSVGLPAAASSAIVPISIGAIVSFLAVHGPAAVAGFGVASRMESFALIAVVALSASIGPFVGQNWGAQQFERVRLALHMSFLFCLGWGLLMAGGLGLGARSLSTIFNRDPEVVAVATLYLWLVPISYGAAGIIQVASSAFNAMGKPIPSIVMTIARMFVLYLPLAYVGSRVAGPMGIFAAALVSNLVVGLSAYWWNRRTCNLKPAVELAKREVLSH, encoded by the coding sequence ATGAAACGCACACTGACTGAAGGCCCTGTGGGCTCCCAGCTCTTCAAGCTGACGCTGCCGATGGTGTGGGGCGTATTTGCCATCATTGCATTCAACCTGGTCGATACCTACTTTATCGGTCAACTGGGCACAGCACAACTTGCGGCCATGAGCTTTACGTTTCCAGCAGTCATGACTCTGGGCAGTTTGGCAATGGGGTTGGGTGTCGGCGCGTCATCAGTGATTGCTCGGGCGATCGGCGAAGGCGATATGCGTCGAGTGCAACGGTTTACGACCAATAGCCTGACCCTGGCGCTGACGGTGGTCATTCTGTTCGCAGCACTCGGATTCTCGACCATTGACCCGCTCTTTCAGTTGCTCGGGGCTGGGCCGGAGGTCATGCCCTTTATACGGGAATACATGCGCATTTGGTATTTCGGCATGGTGTTTCTGGTGGTGCCGATGGTGGGCAACAGTGCCATCCGCGCTGCAGGAAATACCCTGACGCCCAGCATCATCATGACCCTCGCAGCAGCACTGAATATTGCCCTCGATCCGCTGCTCATTAATGGGGCGCTGGGCTTTCCTCGACTAGAGCTGCAGGGGGCAGCCCTAGCAACAGTGATTGCAAGAGCGATGACGCTGGTGGCAGCCTTGCTCGTGCTGCGCTTCAAAGAAAATATGCTTTCGATGCACCTGCCAGATCTAAAGGAAACTTTTTGGTGCTGGAAGGACATTTTGAGCGTCGGTTTGCCTGCAGCGGCATCGAGCGCGATCGTGCCGATTTCTATTGGCGCGATCGTCAGTTTTTTAGCGGTACACGGACCCGCAGCGGTGGCAGGATTTGGTGTGGCTTCGCGGATGGAGTCGTTTGCCCTGATTGCGGTGGTGGCACTGTCCGCGAGTATTGGTCCGTTTGTGGGACAAAATTGGGGGGCGCAGCAGTTCGAACGGGTACGGCTGGCGCTACACATGAGCTTTCTATTCTGTCTGGGGTGGGGCTTGTTGATGGCAGGTGGACTGGGACTGGGGGCGCGATCGCTCTCGACAATCTTCAATCGAGACCCAGAAGTTGTTGCCGTGGCAACACTCTATCTCTGGCTGGTTCCCATTAGCTATGGTGCAGCAGGCATTATTCAGGTGGCGAGCTCGGCATTCAACGCTATGGGAAAACCAATACCGTCGATTGTGATGACGATTGCTCGCATGTTTGTCCTCTATTTACCGCTGGCTTATGTAGGCAGTCGAGTTGCTGGACCCATGGGCATTTTTGCAGCAGCACTGGTGTCCAATCTGGTAGTGGGGCTGAGCGCTTATTGGTGGAATCGGCGGACTTGCAATTTGAAGCCTGCGGTCGAACTTGCTAAACGTGAAGTGCTCAGCCACTAG
- a CDS encoding RimK family alpha-L-glutamate ligase: MKPLQVGICIPPRPQVGEPNYNNPNCWGCLRQPIQTNLIAYLNEFPDCVLHTDLDFRDAVIHQGRVWTQNVCLNELNGYFWYCEIDRAPNAYHLQVLKTLAKSIPVLPDPWSWEIAVDKYTAHLELARAGVRVPEFVLFDVRGPSFPVEVEQLLERWELALLKPRRGGWGKGVTLVDSAALLRDLVGYIRSTTIYSVDGGFLLERYYENDPKRWTSITLCGDRIMYGYQKKASKMVPLGEKGYKVFDASERGGEVKLQPLQEAHISLVDRASRALNCPILGFDTIWTEEGPMAIDENTSPGNYPELYAAKGLDPAVEIGEMIRKWIVQLRRTD, from the coding sequence GTGAAACCACTACAGGTTGGAATCTGCATCCCGCCACGCCCGCAAGTGGGCGAGCCAAACTACAACAATCCCAACTGTTGGGGATGTTTGCGACAGCCGATACAGACAAACTTAATCGCCTATTTAAACGAGTTTCCAGACTGCGTCTTGCATACCGATCTGGACTTTCGCGATGCTGTCATTCATCAAGGCCGCGTCTGGACCCAAAATGTCTGTCTCAACGAGCTAAATGGATACTTTTGGTATTGTGAGATAGACCGAGCTCCCAATGCCTACCACTTGCAAGTCCTGAAGACTTTAGCGAAGTCTATTCCTGTCTTGCCAGATCCCTGGAGTTGGGAAATTGCCGTAGATAAATATACGGCTCATTTGGAATTGGCTCGGGCAGGTGTGCGGGTGCCGGAATTCGTCCTGTTTGATGTTCGCGGCCCCAGTTTTCCTGTCGAGGTAGAGCAGCTATTAGAACGCTGGGAACTCGCTCTACTCAAACCTCGGCGAGGCGGTTGGGGCAAGGGAGTCACGCTGGTGGATAGTGCCGCACTCTTGCGCGATCTCGTTGGCTATATTCGTTCGACAACCATCTACTCTGTGGATGGCGGTTTTTTGCTAGAGCGCTACTACGAAAATGACCCCAAACGATGGACCAGTATCACGCTGTGTGGCGATCGCATCATGTATGGCTATCAGAAGAAAGCCAGCAAAATGGTGCCATTAGGAGAGAAAGGCTATAAGGTTTTTGATGCTAGCGAACGGGGTGGAGAAGTCAAACTACAACCTTTGCAAGAGGCTCACATCAGTCTGGTCGATCGCGCCAGCCGAGCACTGAATTGTCCTATCCTCGGCTTCGATACAATCTGGACAGAGGAAGGGCCGATGGCGATCGATGAGAACACTTCTCCAGGTAATTATCCCGAACTGTATGCAGCAAAAGGCCTGGACCCTGCGGTAGAAATTGGTGAAATGATTCGGAAATGGATTGTACAGTTACGACGTACCGATTGA
- a CDS encoding VOC family protein: protein MHFQYIYTRLNVENFQTCKAFYRDVLKLSIKFEDDMDEYVEFDAGSIRITLFNRKKLAGFITRDDSLNYDTHSARVVLSFQVGNMEEAIAYLRARDIAILNPPTSYPDRGFISTCFRDPDGNLIELEQMTDVSIV, encoded by the coding sequence ATGCATTTTCAATACATTTACACTCGGCTGAATGTCGAAAATTTTCAAACCTGCAAAGCCTTCTATCGAGATGTGTTGAAACTGAGCATTAAGTTTGAAGATGACATGGACGAATACGTAGAATTCGACGCAGGCTCTATTCGCATCACTCTGTTCAATCGCAAAAAACTCGCTGGCTTTATTACCAGGGATGACTCTCTCAACTACGACACCCACAGTGCCCGTGTGGTTCTCTCATTTCAAGTCGGCAATATGGAAGAAGCGATCGCCTATCTCCGAGCTCGCGATATAGCAATACTCAATCCACCAACCAGCTATCCAGATCGAGGCTTTATCTCCACCTGTTTTCGCGATCCAGATGGCAACCTGATTGAATTAGAGCAAATGACAGATGTGTCGATCGTATAG